In Mangifera indica cultivar Alphonso chromosome 1, CATAS_Mindica_2.1, whole genome shotgun sequence, a single genomic region encodes these proteins:
- the LOC123221729 gene encoding kinesin-like protein KIN-7K, chloroplastic isoform X1 gives MSSNHRSKSKRLDSTNSKGANSLSSTTSSSKQFLETSIDGLSSPASSSARSKPQYIYTENLPCKENVTVTVRFRPLSPREIRQGEEVAWYADGETIVRNEHNPSIAYAYDRVFGPTTTTSHVYDVAAQNVVSGAMEGINGTIFAYGVTSSGKTHTMHGDQRSPGIIPLAVKDAFSIIQETPNREFLLRVSYLEIYNEVVNDLLNPAGQNLRIREDSQGTFVEGVKEEVVLSPAHALSLIAAGEEHRHVGSTNFNLLSSRSHTIFTLTIESSPCGENSACEAVNLSQLHLIDLAGSESSKAETVGVRRKEGSYINKSLLTLGTVISKLTDGRATHIPYRDSKLTRLLQSSLSGHGRVSLICTVTPSSSSSEETHNTLKFAHRAKHIEIQVSQNKIIDEKSLIKKYQNEIRSLKEELEQLKRGIETVPQVKDIGGDDIVLLKQKLEDGQFKLQSRLEQEEEAKAALLSRIQRLTKLILVSSKASQSTRFPHRLGPRRRHSFGEEELAYLPHRRRDLVLDDENIDLFASLEGNSETADDSRKEEKKTRKHGLLNWLKLRKRDSSLGPLTSTSDKSSGIKSNSTPSTPQAGSSNFQAESTHSQSPLTETSPPADILSEARQDREVPEDSFLGQETPLTSIKTIDQIDLLREQQQILSGEVALHSSALKRLSEEAAKNPQKEQLQVEIKKLRDEIICKNKQISLLEKQIANSIITSHDTMDNSEVSQQSIAELVAQLNEKSFELEVKAADNRIIQEQLNQKICQCEGLQETISFLKQQLTDALELRNFSPVASFSQLFTESFHEEQLLINKDIAVSKNTNEDLLSRAQATEIEELRQKVAELTESKEQLELRNQKLMEESSYAKGLASAAAVELKALSEEIAKLMNHNERLATELAAAKSSPTQRRTSTVRNGRKDSGQFKRQDQAVSPDLKRELALSQERELSFKAALMGKDQRENELQRKIEESKKREAYLENELANMWVLVAKLKKSHGANSTDDSESTRETQ, from the exons ATGTCATCAAATCACAGATCGAAATCGAAGAGATTAGATTCAACCAATTCTAAAGGCGCTAATTCTCTATCTTCAACGACGTCGTCTTCTAAGCAGTTTCTAGAGACATCTATTGATGGGCTGAGCTCTCCCGCCTCTTCATCCGCTCGAAGCAAGCCTCAGTATATCTACACTGAGAACTTACCTTGCAAAGAAAATGTTACAGTCACCGTTCGCTTCCGGCCGCTTAG TCCTAGGGAGATTCGTCAAGGAGAGGAGGTTGCGTGGTATGCGGATGGAGAAACTATTGTGCGAAACGAGCATAATCCATCAATAGCCTATGCGTATG ATCGGGTATTTGGCCCTACGACCACAACAAGCCATGTCTATGATGTTGCTGCTCAAAATGTCGTTAGTGGTGCAATGGAAGGCATCAACg GCACTATCTTTGCATATGGCGTGACCAGCAGTGGGAAGACTCACACGATGCAT GGTGATCAGAGGTCCCCTGGAATTATACCATTGGCAGTAAAGGATGCTTTTAGTATTATTCAAGAG ACTCCAAATCGAGAATTTCTTCTTCGAGTTTCATACTTGGAGATCTATAATGAG GTTGTTAATGACTTGTTAAATCCAGCTGGACAAAATTTAAGAATTAGAGAGGATTCTCAG GGGACCTTTGTTGAAGGTGTAAAGGAAGAAGTTGTATTATCTCCTGCTCATGCCCTTTCCCTTATAGCAGCTGGAGAAg AGCACAGACATGTTGGttcaacaaatttcaatttactaAGCAGTCGGAGTCATACAATATTTACTCTG ACAATAGAGAGCAGCCCATGTGGAGAAAATAGTGCCTGTGAAGCTGTAAATCTGTCCCAATTG CACCTCATCGATCTGGCAGGTTCAGAGAGCTCAAAGGCTGAAACTGTTGGTGTGAGACGGAAAGAGGgatcttatataaataaaagccTGCTAACTCTTGGAACA GttatttcaaagttaacagatgGGAGGGCCACTCATATACCATACAGAGATTCTAAATTAACCAGGCTTCTACAATCTTCATTAAGTGGTCATGGCCGCGTATCT CTCATCTGCACAGTCACTCCTTCATCAAGTAGTTCGGAGGAAACACATAATACCTTGAAATTTGCACATCGTGCAAAGCACATTGAAATTCAAGTATCTCAAAATAAG ATTATTGATGAGAAATCACTCATCAAGAAATACCAGAATGAGATACGGAGTTTAAAGGAAGAGTTAGAACAGTTGAAGAGGGGTATTGAAACAGTTCCTCAAGTCAAAGATATCGGGGGAGACGATATTGTACTCCTAAAGCAGAAG CTAGAAGATGGTCAATTCAAGCTGCAATCTAGATtggaacaagaagaagaagcgAAAGCTGCTTTATTGAGCCGAATACAACGATTGACCAAATTAATTTTGGTCTCCTCAAAAGCTTCACAATCGACAAGATTTCCCCACCGCCTTGGTCCAAGGAGAAGACATTCTTTTGGAGAAGAAGAG CTTGCATACCTACCACACCGAAGGCGAGACTTGGTCTTGGATGATGAAAACATTGACTTGTTTGCTTCTCTGGAAGGAAATTCTGAAACTGCTGATGATTCAAggaaggaggagaaaaagactCGTAAGCATGGATTGCTAAACTGGTTAAAGCTACGG AAACGAGATAGTAGCTTGGGGCCATTGACTAGCACCAGTGATAAATCAAGTGGAATTAAGTCTAATAGTACACCTTCAACTCCTCAAGCTGGGAGCAGTAATTTTCAGGCAGAATCCACGCATTCTCAATCTCCGCTTACAGAAACTTCTCCACCTGCGGATATACTCTCTGAGGCTAGACAGGACAGAGAAGTTCCTGAGGATAGTTTCCTTGGACAAGAGACACCTTTG ACTAGCATCAAAACAATTGATCAGATTGATCTTCTGAGGGAACAACAGCAAATTTTGTCTGGAGAAGTAGCACTTCATTCTAGTGCCTTGAAGCGATTGTCTGAGGAGGCTGCTAAAAATCCCCAGAAGGAACAACTTCAG GTGGAGATTAAGAAGTTGAGAGATGAAATAATTTGTAAGAACAAACAAATTTCTCTGCTTGAAAAGCAAATTGCTAATTCCATCATAACTTCACACGACACAATGGATAACTCTGAAGTATCTCAA CAGTCTATTGCTGAGCTGGTGGCACAATTGAATGAGAAGTCATTTGAACTTGAG GTCAAAGCTGCCGATAATCGTATAATTCAAGAGCAGCTCAATCAAAAG ATTTGCCAATGTGAAGGATTACAGGAAACGATTTCCTTCTTAAAGCAGCAGCTCACTGATGCACTAGAGCTGAGAAATTTCAGTCCTGTAGCCAGTTTTTCACAACTATTCACTGAAAGTTTCCATGAGGAACAGCTTCTAATCAACAAAGATATTGCTGTctcaaaaaatacaaatgaagACTTGCTTTCACGAGCACAG GCAACTGAGATTGAAGAATTAAGGCAGAAAGTAGCAGAACTAACAGAATCCAAAGAGCAGCTAGAACTTCGAAACCAGAAATTAATGGAGGAGAGTTCGTATGCTAAAGGACTAGCCTCAGCTGCAGCAGTTGAGCTCAAGGCATTGTCAGAAGAAATTGCTAAGCTTATGAACCATAATGAGAGACTAGCCACTGAGCTGGCTGCAGCAAAGAGTTCCCCAACCCAGCGTAGAACAAGTACCGTGCGCAATGGGCGCAAAGACAGCGGTCAGTTCAAGCGACAAGATCAAGCTGTATCACCAGACCTCAAGAGAGAACTAGCGTTGAGCCAAGAGAGAGAACTTTCATTCAAAGCTGCCCTTATGGGGAAGGATCAAAGAGAGAATGAGCTTCAAAGAAAGATTGAAGAATCTAAGAAACGAGAAGCTTATCTAGAAAACGAACTCGCAAACATGTGGGTTCTTGtggcaaaattgaaaaaatcccATGGAGCCAATTCCACTGATGATTCTGAATCGACAAGAGAAACTCAGTAA
- the LOC123221729 gene encoding kinesin-like protein KIN-7K, chloroplastic isoform X2, producing the protein MSSNHRSKSKRLDSTNSKGANSLSSTTSSSKQFLETSIDGLSSPASSSARSKPQYIYTENLPCKENVTVTVRFRPLSPREIRQGEEVAWYADGETIVRNEHNPSIAYAYDRVFGPTTTTSHVYDVAAQNVVSGAMEGINGTIFAYGVTSSGKTHTMHGDQRSPGIIPLAVKDAFSIIQETPNREFLLRVSYLEIYNEVVNDLLNPAGQNLRIREDSQGTFVEGVKEEVVLSPAHALSLIAAGEEHRHVGSTNFNLLSSRSHTIFTLTIESSPCGENSACEAVNLSQLHLIDLAGSESSKAETVGVRRKEGSYINKSLLTLGTVISKLTDGRATHIPYRDSKLTRLLQSSLSGHGRVSLICTVTPSSSSSEETHNTLKFAHRAKHIEIQVSQNKIIDEKSLIKKYQNEIRSLKEELEQLKRGIETVPQVKDIGGDDIVLLKQKLEDGQFKLQSRLEQEEEAKAALLSRIQRLTKLILVSSKASQSTRFPHRLGPRRRHSFGEEELAYLPHRRRDLVLDDENIDLFASLEGNSETADDSRKEEKKTRKHGLLNWLKLRKRDSSLGPLTSTSDKSSGIKSNSTPSTPQAGSSNFQAESTHSQSPLTETSPPADILSEARQDREVPEDSFLGQETPLTSIKTIDQIDLLREQQQILSGEVALHSSALKRLSEEAAKNPQKEQLQVEIKKLRDEIICKNKQISLLEKQIANSIITSHDTMDNSEVSQSIAELVAQLNEKSFELEVKAADNRIIQEQLNQKICQCEGLQETISFLKQQLTDALELRNFSPVASFSQLFTESFHEEQLLINKDIAVSKNTNEDLLSRAQATEIEELRQKVAELTESKEQLELRNQKLMEESSYAKGLASAAAVELKALSEEIAKLMNHNERLATELAAAKSSPTQRRTSTVRNGRKDSGQFKRQDQAVSPDLKRELALSQERELSFKAALMGKDQRENELQRKIEESKKREAYLENELANMWVLVAKLKKSHGANSTDDSESTRETQ; encoded by the exons ATGTCATCAAATCACAGATCGAAATCGAAGAGATTAGATTCAACCAATTCTAAAGGCGCTAATTCTCTATCTTCAACGACGTCGTCTTCTAAGCAGTTTCTAGAGACATCTATTGATGGGCTGAGCTCTCCCGCCTCTTCATCCGCTCGAAGCAAGCCTCAGTATATCTACACTGAGAACTTACCTTGCAAAGAAAATGTTACAGTCACCGTTCGCTTCCGGCCGCTTAG TCCTAGGGAGATTCGTCAAGGAGAGGAGGTTGCGTGGTATGCGGATGGAGAAACTATTGTGCGAAACGAGCATAATCCATCAATAGCCTATGCGTATG ATCGGGTATTTGGCCCTACGACCACAACAAGCCATGTCTATGATGTTGCTGCTCAAAATGTCGTTAGTGGTGCAATGGAAGGCATCAACg GCACTATCTTTGCATATGGCGTGACCAGCAGTGGGAAGACTCACACGATGCAT GGTGATCAGAGGTCCCCTGGAATTATACCATTGGCAGTAAAGGATGCTTTTAGTATTATTCAAGAG ACTCCAAATCGAGAATTTCTTCTTCGAGTTTCATACTTGGAGATCTATAATGAG GTTGTTAATGACTTGTTAAATCCAGCTGGACAAAATTTAAGAATTAGAGAGGATTCTCAG GGGACCTTTGTTGAAGGTGTAAAGGAAGAAGTTGTATTATCTCCTGCTCATGCCCTTTCCCTTATAGCAGCTGGAGAAg AGCACAGACATGTTGGttcaacaaatttcaatttactaAGCAGTCGGAGTCATACAATATTTACTCTG ACAATAGAGAGCAGCCCATGTGGAGAAAATAGTGCCTGTGAAGCTGTAAATCTGTCCCAATTG CACCTCATCGATCTGGCAGGTTCAGAGAGCTCAAAGGCTGAAACTGTTGGTGTGAGACGGAAAGAGGgatcttatataaataaaagccTGCTAACTCTTGGAACA GttatttcaaagttaacagatgGGAGGGCCACTCATATACCATACAGAGATTCTAAATTAACCAGGCTTCTACAATCTTCATTAAGTGGTCATGGCCGCGTATCT CTCATCTGCACAGTCACTCCTTCATCAAGTAGTTCGGAGGAAACACATAATACCTTGAAATTTGCACATCGTGCAAAGCACATTGAAATTCAAGTATCTCAAAATAAG ATTATTGATGAGAAATCACTCATCAAGAAATACCAGAATGAGATACGGAGTTTAAAGGAAGAGTTAGAACAGTTGAAGAGGGGTATTGAAACAGTTCCTCAAGTCAAAGATATCGGGGGAGACGATATTGTACTCCTAAAGCAGAAG CTAGAAGATGGTCAATTCAAGCTGCAATCTAGATtggaacaagaagaagaagcgAAAGCTGCTTTATTGAGCCGAATACAACGATTGACCAAATTAATTTTGGTCTCCTCAAAAGCTTCACAATCGACAAGATTTCCCCACCGCCTTGGTCCAAGGAGAAGACATTCTTTTGGAGAAGAAGAG CTTGCATACCTACCACACCGAAGGCGAGACTTGGTCTTGGATGATGAAAACATTGACTTGTTTGCTTCTCTGGAAGGAAATTCTGAAACTGCTGATGATTCAAggaaggaggagaaaaagactCGTAAGCATGGATTGCTAAACTGGTTAAAGCTACGG AAACGAGATAGTAGCTTGGGGCCATTGACTAGCACCAGTGATAAATCAAGTGGAATTAAGTCTAATAGTACACCTTCAACTCCTCAAGCTGGGAGCAGTAATTTTCAGGCAGAATCCACGCATTCTCAATCTCCGCTTACAGAAACTTCTCCACCTGCGGATATACTCTCTGAGGCTAGACAGGACAGAGAAGTTCCTGAGGATAGTTTCCTTGGACAAGAGACACCTTTG ACTAGCATCAAAACAATTGATCAGATTGATCTTCTGAGGGAACAACAGCAAATTTTGTCTGGAGAAGTAGCACTTCATTCTAGTGCCTTGAAGCGATTGTCTGAGGAGGCTGCTAAAAATCCCCAGAAGGAACAACTTCAG GTGGAGATTAAGAAGTTGAGAGATGAAATAATTTGTAAGAACAAACAAATTTCTCTGCTTGAAAAGCAAATTGCTAATTCCATCATAACTTCACACGACACAATGGATAACTCTGAAGTATCTCAA TCTATTGCTGAGCTGGTGGCACAATTGAATGAGAAGTCATTTGAACTTGAG GTCAAAGCTGCCGATAATCGTATAATTCAAGAGCAGCTCAATCAAAAG ATTTGCCAATGTGAAGGATTACAGGAAACGATTTCCTTCTTAAAGCAGCAGCTCACTGATGCACTAGAGCTGAGAAATTTCAGTCCTGTAGCCAGTTTTTCACAACTATTCACTGAAAGTTTCCATGAGGAACAGCTTCTAATCAACAAAGATATTGCTGTctcaaaaaatacaaatgaagACTTGCTTTCACGAGCACAG GCAACTGAGATTGAAGAATTAAGGCAGAAAGTAGCAGAACTAACAGAATCCAAAGAGCAGCTAGAACTTCGAAACCAGAAATTAATGGAGGAGAGTTCGTATGCTAAAGGACTAGCCTCAGCTGCAGCAGTTGAGCTCAAGGCATTGTCAGAAGAAATTGCTAAGCTTATGAACCATAATGAGAGACTAGCCACTGAGCTGGCTGCAGCAAAGAGTTCCCCAACCCAGCGTAGAACAAGTACCGTGCGCAATGGGCGCAAAGACAGCGGTCAGTTCAAGCGACAAGATCAAGCTGTATCACCAGACCTCAAGAGAGAACTAGCGTTGAGCCAAGAGAGAGAACTTTCATTCAAAGCTGCCCTTATGGGGAAGGATCAAAGAGAGAATGAGCTTCAAAGAAAGATTGAAGAATCTAAGAAACGAGAAGCTTATCTAGAAAACGAACTCGCAAACATGTGGGTTCTTGtggcaaaattgaaaaaatcccATGGAGCCAATTCCACTGATGATTCTGAATCGACAAGAGAAACTCAGTAA
- the LOC123223692 gene encoding uncharacterized protein LOC123223692: protein MPAGSSSSEGKLSATGNSFHEFSGYKCQHCSKVFKSMRARGGHQSVHRRKKPLRRKRGEPPMNPILAAVLAHHISSDEEDDNERPPPPPPPPPAEVQPSDDSVEPAPTNESSSFKPQEKQAVQLETKDLLGLWNPRAGFSQTSCSSSAERITLDLFPQEKKGGEKDDLDLELKLVSDNYKKASLRLKLGI from the coding sequence ATGCCAGCAGGATCAAGCTCTTCTGAAGGCAAGCTTTCTGCTACTGGTAACTCTTTCCATGAGTTTAGTGGATACAAGTGCCAGCATTGTTCAAAGGTGTTCAAGTCCATGCGTGCTCGCGGCGGCCACCAGAGCGTCCATCGGAGGAAAAAGCCTCTCCGGAGGAAGAGAGGGGAGCCGCCTATGAATCCTATACTAGCGGCAGTTTTAGCCCACCATATTTCCTCAGACGAAGAGGATGATAATGAACGtccgccaccaccaccaccaccaccgcccGCCGAAGTTCAGCCATCGGATGACTCTGTCGAGCCGGCGCCTACAAATGAATCATCTTCTTTCAAGCCTCAGGAGAAGCAGGCGGTGCAGCTTGAGACAAAGGATCTTTTAGGGTTATGGAACCCTAGGGCTGGATTCTCTCAGACCTCTTGTTCTTCATCAGCTGAGAGAATCACATTGGATCTTTTTCCTCAGGAGAAGAAGGGCGGCGAGAAAGATGATCTGGACTTGGAGTTGAAGCTTGTTTCTGACAATTATAAGAAAGCCAGCTTGAGGTTGAAATTAGGGATTTGA
- the LOC123225774 gene encoding protein CLP1 homolog produces MAYAGSLDEILPSDSTARQIKLEKESELRIEVGNDAPLRLRLLNGSAEIYGTELPPEIWLTFPPRLKFAVFTWYGATVEMDGITETDYTADETPMVSYVNVHAVLEGRRNRAKAAAAKGSDTFLGPRVIVVGPTDSGKSTLSRMLLSWAAKQGWKPLFVDLDIGQGSITIPGCIAATPIELPIDPVEGIALEMPLVYSFGHTTPSNNVDLYKVLVKELAQVLEKQVTANVESQVAGMVINTMGWIEGVGYELILHAIDSFNANVVLVLGQEKLFSMLRNILRKKPDVDVVKLQKSGGVVSRNAKIRQKDRSCRIREYFYGLTNNITPCASVANFSDLLVYKIGGGPQAPRSALPVGADPVANPLRLVPVNIDRDLLHSVLAISYAKEPDQLLSSNVAGFIYVTEVDTQGKTVTYLGPSAGNLPSKYLIMGTLSWLEA; encoded by the exons ATGGCTTACGCTGGCTCGCTGGACGAAATTTTACCTTCGGATTCAACCGCGAGGCAAATCAAATTGGAGAAAGAGAGTGAACTGAGAATCGAAGTCGGTAACGATGCGCCGCTCCGGCTTCGGCTTCTTAATGGCAGCGCCGAGATTTACGGAACTGAGTTACCTCCCGAAATCTGGCTCACTTTCCCTCCGCGACTTAAATTTGCa GTTTTTACATGGTATGGAGCCACAGTTGAAATGGATGGCATAACTGAAACTGATTATACAGCTGATGAG ACTCCCATGGTTAGTTATGTAAACGTACATGCTGTGCTAGAAGGGCGGAGAAACCGCGCCAAAGCAGCCGCGGCAAAGGGCTCTGACACTTTTCTG GGTCCTAGGGTAATTGTTGTGGGACCTACAGATTCTGGAAAGAGCACCTTGTCACGGATGCTGCTTAGTTGGGCAGCTAAACAAGGTTGGAAACCCCTGTTTGTGGACTTGGATATTGGCCAAGGATCTATAACAATACCTGGATGTATTGCTGCTACTCCAATTGAATTGCCCATTGATCCAGTTGAAGGGATTGCACTTGAAATGCCTCTTGTTTACTCCTTTGGGCACACAACTCCAAG CAACAATGTAGATTTGTACAAAGTGCTTGTGAAGGAGCTTGCCCAAGTATTGGAGAAACAAGTTACTGCTAATGTGGAATCTCAAGTGGCAGGGATGGTGATCAATACCATGGGATGGATAGAAGGTGTTGGATATGAG TTAATTCTCCATGCAATTGATTCATTCAATGCCAATGTTGTCTTGGTATTGGGTCAG GAGAAACTTTTCAGCATGCTGAGGAATATATTAAGGAAAAAACCTGATGTTGATGTTGTGAAACTTCAAAAGTCAGGTGGTGTTGTTTCCAGGAATGCAAAAATCCGTCAGAAGGACAGAAGTTGTAGGATAAGg GAATACTTTTATGGTCTCACAAACAATATCACCCCATGTGCTAGTGTTGCAAATTTCAGTGATTTGCTTGTCTATAAAATTGGTGGCGGACCACAGGCACCTAGATCGGCTCTACCAGTTGGTGCAGATCCTGTTGCCAACCCTCTGAGATTAGTGCCTGTTAATATTGACCGGGATTTGCTGCACTCAGTTCTTGCTATTTCTTATGCCAAAGAACCTGATCAACTTCTCTCAAG TAATGTCGCCGGGTTTATCTATGTCACCGAAGTCGACACACAGGG GAAGACAGTTACATATCTTGGACCATCAGCAGGGAATCTTCCGAGCAAATATCTGATAATGGGAACTTTGTCATGGCTTGAAGCGTGA
- the LOC123225787 gene encoding calcium load-activated calcium channel-like produces the protein MSSATASSIFSTLKYSDSLTVVGISFCTAIVCECISWLLIYRTNSYKSLKSSIDKASKKLETMKTDNPTKISLKKSKTKKIDRVETSLKESSRDLSLFKFKSGAVVALVLFVVFGLLNSLFEGKVVAKLPFKPFGIVMKMSHRGLVGDDATDCSMAFLYFLCSISIRTNLQKFLGFSPPRGAAAGGGLFPMPDPKTN, from the coding sequence ATGTCCTCTGCCACCGCGTCATCCATCTTCTCCACACTCAAATACTCCGACAGCCTCACCGTCGTCGGCATCTCCTTCTGCACTGCCATCGTCTGCGAATGCATCTCCTGGCTCCTCATTTACCGCACGAACTCCTATAAATCCCTCAAATCCTCCATCGATAAAGCCTCCAAGAAGCTCGAAACCATGAAGACTGATAACCCCACCAAGATCTCCctaaaaaaatccaaaaccaAGAAGATCGACCGCGTCGAGACCAGCCTCAAGGAGTCAAGCCGCGACCTGTCGTTATTCAAGTTCAAATCCGGCGCCGTTGTAGCCCTCGTTTTGTTCGTCGTTTTCGGGCTCTTGAATTCTCTCTTCGAAGGCAAAGTGGTGGCGAAATTACCCTTTAAACCCTTCGGAATCGTCATGAAAATGAGCCACCGAGGGCTGGTGGGCGACGACGCGACGGATTGTTCAATGGCGTTTTTGTATTTCTTGTGTTCCATTAGTATCCGCACGAATTTGCAGAAGTTTCTTGGGTTTTCTCCGCCGCGTGGAGCGGCTGCTGGCGGCGGATTGTTCCCGATGCCCGACCCGAAGACTAACTGA
- the LOC123223769 gene encoding LOW QUALITY PROTEIN: metal tolerance protein 4-like (The sequence of the model RefSeq protein was modified relative to this genomic sequence to represent the inferred CDS: substituted 2 bases at 2 genomic stop codons) — translation FLQKLLISRYVLICISAIQIYATIKSGYMAIAASTLDSLLDLLAGAILWFTHLSVKNIYIYKHPIGKLSLQPVGIISLLQSCHSGSINRXIXHSFVFRVVFVLYEGFQVLVQALEQLIEDKPSAKMTSSQLIWLNSIMLTATGVKLILWIYCRSSRNIIVRAYAKDHYIDVVTNVIGLVAVLAYKYYWWLDPLGAIILAIYTITSWSGTLKENAVSLVGQAASPEVLQKLTYLVLRHHPQIKRVNTVRAYTFDVLYFVEFDIEQLEDLPSKEAHAIGESLQIKTEQLPEVERAFVHHLDFECDHKLEHSILGIHLIYIIK, via the exons TTTCTCCAGAAATTACTTATTTCTAGATATGTTCTAATATGCATTTCTGCAATTCAGATATATGCTACAATAAAGAGCGGATACATGGCAATTGCCGCTTCTACTTTAGATTCTTTGTTAGATCTCCTGGCTGGTGCCATACTTTGGTTCACACATTTGTCAGTgaaaaacatatacatatacaaacatCCTATCGGAAAATTGAGTTTACAACCTGTAGGCATAATCTCTTTGCTGCAATCATGCCACTCTGGGTCAATAAACCGTTGAATTTGACATTCTTTTGTTTTCCGTGTTGTGTTTGTTTTATACGAAGGTTTCCAAGTGCTCGTCCAGGCTCTTGAACAACTAATCGAAGACAAACCTTCTGCAAAAATGACTTCCTCCCAACTCATCTGGTTGAATTCAATCATGCTGACAGCTACTGGAGTGAAACTTATCCTATGGATTTATTGTAGAAGCTCCAGGAATATAATTGTCCGTGCGTATGCAAAG GATCATTATATTGATGTGGTAACAAATGTGATTGGTTTGGTTGCTGTTCTTGCCTATAAATACTATTGGTGGCTTGATCCTCTCGGCGCTATCATCCTAGCAATCTATACTATCACTTCTTGGTCCGGAACTTTAAAGGAAAATGC aGTTTCCCTGGTTGGACAGGCAGCTTCTCCTGAAGTTTTACAGAAACTCACATACCTTGTACTAAGACACCATCCTCAAATCAAACGGGTCAACACAGTTCGCGCTTACACCTTCGATGTTCTCTATTTTGTAGAG TTTGACATCGAGCAACTGGAAGATTTGCCTTCAAAAGAAGCTCATGCGATTGGAGAATCATTGCAGATTAAGACTGAACAACTCCCTGAAGTTGAGAGAGCCTTTGTTCATCATCTTGATTTTGAGTGTGACCACAAGTTAGAACACTCTATTTTGGGTATACATTTGATctatatcatcaagtga